The following DNA comes from Mycolicibacterium aromaticivorans JS19b1 = JCM 16368.
GGACATAGAGAAGTCACGCCGAGTGCAAATCGCCTGCACCTGGTGCGGCCCGGCGTTCGTACTGTGCCTGTTCGGCGGCTGGGGCCTGCTCGGTGGATTCATCCCGCTGATTCCACCGAGCGACTCCGCGGCCGAAGTGGCCGCCATCTACAGCACGAACCCGGCGTTGCACCGAATCGGGTTGATCATCGCGATGATGGGCGCGTTCTTGACACTGCCGTTCGCGTTGGCGATCAGCATGCAGATGCGGCGCACCGAACTACGGACTCCGATCCTGTCGATTCTGCAATTCGCGTCGGGGCTGATCGTGACCGTTGTGCTGATCATCCCGATCCTGTTGTTCGCCGGCAACAGCTTTCGCCCCGAACGTTCAGCCGAACTGACACAGCTCGTCAACGACTTGTCGTACCAGATGCTGATCCTGCCGTGGCCGCCGCTCATCGGCCAGCTGGGCGCCCTCGCAATGGCGGTCTTCACTGATCGGCGATCAACACCGGTTTTCCCACGCTGGTTGGGCTATTACAACGCCTGGGTGGCGCTGCTGCTGCTGCCGGCCAGCATGATTCTGTTCTTCAAATCAGGACCGTTCGCCTGGACAGGCTTGATCGGGTTCTGGATTCCCGCAGCCGTTTTCGGCACCTGGTATCCCGTGATGACGGTGTTCCTGCTGCGCGCCATCAAACAGGAAGCCGACGAGGACCTGAACGCGACGTGATGTCGATGGTGAAGGCGCTAGCGTCCGGGTGATCGTGGATACACCGCCCGACGCCTAGTCCTTTTCGTCGTCGTTGGGCAGGAATTGTTCAGGGTGGTGGTAGTCGTTGGTGCCGCCGCGCATGGGTATGTCGGGTGGTGGGGTCCAGTGAGTCTGGCCGTTAGGGAGTTGGTGGGTGGTCCAGCCGTCGTTTTCGACGAGGAGGTTGTCGCATTTGCAGGCCAGGGTGAGGTCGTCGATGTCGGTGCTGCCGCCGTGTTTCCAATCCTTGGCGGCGTGGTGGACGTGGCTGGTGTAGCCGTTGACGGTGCAGCCGGGTGCGGTGCAGCCCCGGTACTTGCCTAGCAGCATGATTCGCTGATCGGCTGAGGCCAGGCGTTTGCTTCGGCCCAGCCACAGTGATTGTCCGGTGACGCCGTCGAACACGGCGAGGTAGTGGTGGGCGGGGGCGGCCATCCGGATCAGGTCGGTGATCGGGAGCAGGGTGCCACCGGCGGTGACGGCGTGTCCGGCGCCGGCCTGTAAGTCTTGCAGGGTGGTGGTGACGATCATGGTGACGGGTAACCCGTTGTGCTGGCCGAGTTTGGGGTCACCAAGTCGGCCGCGGACCAACTCGGCGAGCGCGTCGTGTTAGCGTTGGGCGTGGCTGCGGAGGTCGGGTTCGGCACCATCGGGCTTGGGGGCGGCGAATTTCGCCAGCCAGGCATCCAGCATCGATCGTAGTTCGGGATCGGCGATCAGTTTCCCGATGCTCATGCCGTCGGGGCGTTGACTGCCGCACCATTGGAAGCCACGCTTGCGGGCCCGGTCTTCCTCGGAGTACTGGCCGTCGGGGTTGAGGTGGACGGCGAGGCGGTCGGCGATTTTCTCCAGTTGATCGGGCCGCATGGTCTGGGCGTGCTCGGCCAGGGTGTGTTCAGCTTTCTCGATCTCGACCGGGCCGACGTGATCGGGTAGGTCGCGGAAGAACTTCTGGATCACCCGGACGTGCTCACCGTCGAGAAGCCCGGCCTCCCAGGCTTTTGCGGTCTCAGGTAGCAGCGCAGCCAACGGTTCGCCGGTCAACGCTCGGCGCGGAACCAACTGCTCGGCATCGCGCATCCGGCGCTTGGCCGCGGAACGGCTGATCCGCAGCACGTCGGCCACCACGATCGGGATCGGTGGGCAGCCCTCATACCGTTCCAGATGGGTGAGCTGCTCGTGGGATATCGCGACCTGGCGGCGCACCGCACTTTCCAGCCGCTCCAAAGCCGAGAAGCGTTGCGGGGCAGGCAGTTCCTCGATATCGGCGGCACCCAGAAGTTCGACCGCCGCGTCCAGCGCATCCAACGCCGCACTGATCGAACTCATATTCGAAACACTACGCCGACCCACCGACAGGAAGCCGGTCAGAAAGCCGACCTGTGGATGAACGTGGAACTGTGGAAAACACTGCACTGCTTCGTAGTTGAACCGCCGCCCGAGCAACCGGCGGCTGACATCCCCCGCGTTCGAGCCAGCGCCGCGCACACAGTGCGCATGGCGCCAACCTCGCGTCTTGAACCGCCAGATCACTTAATATAGATTAAATTTTTAACTCTTCCGGTAGCAAGAAAATGAGGTCTCATGTCGGAGCGCGAAGACTTCCTGTGGCAGCGGTTCTTTGCCGCATGCGCCCTGTTCTTTGTCATCTTCACGTTCGTCGGCCTCGAGGTCTCCTGGCCGCAGCCGCCGTCTTTCGCATGGAGCGCTGAGCAGACCGCGGCGTATTACGTGGAACACCAGACCGGATTTCTGGTCGGGGTGGTGCTGTGCAGCATCGGGATGGCATTCCTTCTCATCTGGACAGTGCAGTTCTGCCTCATGCTGAGCCGCCTGGAAGGCGGTTCCCGCGCGGTCACTGCCGTCACCGTCGCCAGCCTGGCCGCGAGTCCGGTGCTGCTGTCGTTCGACCTTGCGGTGTTCGGTGTCGTGGCGTACCGCCCGGACCGAATCAGCCCCGACATCACTCGTGCCCTCAGCGACCTGGCATGGCTTGGTTCACAGCATATTTGGCCCATGCTCACGGTTGGTATGGCGCTAGCCGGGATATTGATCTTGAGAACTCAAGGCCGGCCCGAGTCGTTCCCCGCGTGGCTCGGATACTTCAGCCTTGTTGTCGCTCTGTGCGAATTCGGGCAGCTGCCGATTTTCTTCTTCAAGAGTGGACCGTTGTCCGGAGACGGCGCCGCGGCCTGGTATCTCGCGACGTTCACCTGGGGTCCGTGGATCCTTGCTGCCGGCTGGTCTATGTATCAGATCCTGGGAAGGCTGCAGACGAACCGTTCGGCAGAGTCGCGACACAGCGTCTTGCAGTAGCAGCGCACCGGCGTCATGACTCAGTCCGGGTGTCCAAGTCGGCGTTGCGCAGCACCACACCCATCACGATGAGGAACGCGGCGTAGGCGAACAGAGCCAGCCAGAACACGAATACCCCACGCCACGAGAAGGCGCCGTCGTGAAAGAAGAAGGCCAGCACATCGGGGATGAACGCGGCGGCGACCCAGAAGTTGAAGTAGCCGACCCACCGCGGTAGCAGGGACCGCTTGTCCCCCAGGATCGCGGTGCCGATCGCGATGTTCTGAATCATGAACGGCGCGATCGGCGTAAGGAACAGCAACCACGCAATGTCGTTGAGCGTGACCGTCAGTTCCGGGGTGCGGTCTGGCCGAAAAGCGATGACGGCCATCAACAGCATCGGCATCAGCAGCAGTACGCCGGTCGCGGCGCCGGTCACCGCCTGGATGATCGTGAGCAGCGGGGTGCGGCCCTCGATGCGCAGCATCGCCAGGGTGATCAACGCGATCAGCGGGAAGACCAGGCAGACGCCGAGTTGCGCGATCACCAAGCCGATCAGTACCCGGGTGTCATGACCGTAGAACGCGACGACTTCATCAGTGGTACTGGACGATCCCAGCGGCAACGGCAAGACGCCAGCGATGAGCCAGCCGACCAGCGCCACCGCCACCGTGGCCGGTCCCGACCAGGCGCACAGCCGCTTCAGTGTCTCCGACATGTCAACTGCGCACCGTCGGGCGGTAGCTGGCAACGATCTTGTCGGCCACGAGCTTCGCGGTTTCCGCACAGGCAGTGGTGCCGCCGTTGGCATACTCCTTGACCGCGTCGCCGACGTTCCACAGCCCCTCGATCGGGGTTTCGTGGGGCAGATCGAACCCTGCGACCGCGCGCTGCGGCGGCCAACCATCACGAGTGACTGCGACGTTGAGAATCCTTGCCCGCCTGTCGAAACCCTCGATAGTGTCGCGAAGGTCGTCGAGCAGCAGGTCCGTCTCGACGGCTTCGTCGAAGTCCCCGATCGAGGGCGCAGGCACCGAGGTGCCGACGTAAAGATGCCAGCCCGGCGGCGCCATCTCCGGACACAGGTCAGTGAAGTTGGCGATGTAGGCCAGCCGACGGGATTTCGCGAAGCTCAGCATTCCCGGTGCGGCGATCAGCGGCTCGGTGCTGGCGAAATTGACCGAGATCATCGACGTCGGCCGGTCACCGCGGGCCACAAGTTCGCGGTAATCGGCCGGGACCGCATCCGCGCCGAGCAACGTCAACGTCGCCGCAGGCCCGACGTCGCTGATCACGATCGGTGCGTGCACGGTGACCGGGGTTCCGTCGCGAACGACCTCGACACCGGTCACCCGGCCGTCGGCCGAGACGATTTCGGTCACCGGCGTCGACAACCAGACCTGGCCACCGTCACGCTCGACGGCCGCGGCCAGCCCCTTCCAGATGCCGATGGTGCCTTCGGGATGAAAGCCGAACCGTTTGAACGCGCTCTTGCGGGTGAAGTAGGTCAGGAACACCCGCGCGGGCAGATCTTCGGAGCCGACCGCGAAGATCGACGCACACATGTTGCGGAAGATCCCGTGCACACCTTCGTTCTTGGTGTACTTCGACACCCACTGCGCGGTGGAGATCTCGTCTTCGGGCAGACCGGAGTCGCTGCGGGCAGCCCCGATTCCCTTCACCAGCTTGGCACCCTGCCGGGTCAGCTTGCCCAGCAACAAACCCCAGCCACCACCCGTGACGTCGACATCCTTACCGCCGATGCGGTACAGCAGCGGCGGCTTGGGCTCTCTGATGTCAAACGGTGCGCCGACCTCCGCGCACGTCTGCTCGGTGATCCCACCGACTTCGATCACGATGGCACCGTTG
Coding sequences within:
- a CDS encoding phytoene desaturase family protein, which produces MASTDFDVVVIGAGAGGLFTAARLAHSGFRTLVVERLDKVGGRASTDDIDGFKVNNGAIVIEVGGITEQTCAEVGAPFDIREPKPPLLYRIGGKDVDVTGGGWGLLLGKLTRQGAKLVKGIGAARSDSGLPEDEISTAQWVSKYTKNEGVHGIFRNMCASIFAVGSEDLPARVFLTYFTRKSAFKRFGFHPEGTIGIWKGLAAAVERDGGQVWLSTPVTEIVSADGRVTGVEVVRDGTPVTVHAPIVISDVGPAATLTLLGADAVPADYRELVARGDRPTSMISVNFASTEPLIAAPGMLSFAKSRRLAYIANFTDLCPEMAPPGWHLYVGTSVPAPSIGDFDEAVETDLLLDDLRDTIEGFDRRARILNVAVTRDGWPPQRAVAGFDLPHETPIEGLWNVGDAVKEYANGGTTACAETAKLVADKIVASYRPTVRS